One Pseudomonas sp. C27(2019) DNA window includes the following coding sequences:
- a CDS encoding efflux transporter outer membrane subunit gives MKRTALAAALLTVLSGCSLIPNYQQPTAPVAGQWDTDAAQQSAATLPNWREFFQDPALQELIATALENNRDMRIAALNVDAFRAQYRIQRSARFPSLDASAGANRQRLPGNMSPTGNSTISSQYSANLGTTAWEIDLFGRLSSLRDQALASYFASEQAQRSTQLSLIASVATAWLALQADQEALQLVRETLITYEDSLRLVESSFDAGVASSLELQQARTAANSARISLAQFERQSVQSRNALNLLLGGDTATDLTQPVALGHFKFAELPVGLPADLLQRRPDILQAEFELKAANANIGAARAAFFPSVSLTATAGSLSPDLSGLFDSGSGSWLFKPSINIPIFNAGRLRANLDYSEIQKDINIARYEKTIQTAFQEVADGLIERITYKQQLAAHDELVKSSAEYLNLADRRYREGIDNQLTLLDAQRLLFNAQQQRISTQFAQLASEINLYKALGGGYTEKNPQ, from the coding sequence ATGAAGCGCACCGCCTTAGCCGCCGCTCTATTAACAGTATTGAGCGGTTGCTCATTAATTCCAAACTACCAGCAACCCACCGCACCCGTTGCTGGGCAGTGGGATACTGATGCGGCACAACAAAGTGCAGCAACCCTGCCAAACTGGCGCGAGTTTTTCCAAGATCCAGCACTGCAGGAGCTGATTGCTACTGCGTTAGAAAATAACCGTGACATGCGCATTGCAGCGCTTAACGTCGATGCCTTTCGCGCACAGTATCGCATTCAGCGCAGTGCACGCTTCCCGTCGCTTGATGCCAGCGCTGGTGCTAATCGCCAACGTCTACCGGGCAATATGAGCCCTACCGGCAACTCAACCATTAGCAGCCAGTACTCAGCAAACTTGGGGACAACTGCATGGGAAATTGATTTGTTCGGTCGCTTAAGCAGCTTGCGTGATCAAGCCTTGGCCAGCTATTTTGCCAGCGAACAAGCGCAGCGCAGCACCCAGCTCAGTCTGATTGCCAGCGTGGCAACCGCTTGGCTAGCGCTGCAAGCAGACCAAGAAGCTCTACAGTTAGTGCGTGAAACCTTAATCACCTACGAAGACAGCTTACGTCTTGTTGAAAGCAGCTTCGATGCAGGAGTTGCCTCTTCTTTAGAGCTACAACAAGCGCGTACTGCCGCTAACAGTGCACGGATCAGCCTTGCTCAGTTTGAACGACAAAGTGTGCAAAGTCGCAACGCTCTCAACCTGCTTTTGGGTGGTGACACCGCCACTGATCTGACACAACCTGTCGCCTTAGGTCACTTTAAATTTGCAGAGCTACCGGTTGGTCTGCCAGCTGACTTGCTGCAGCGTCGTCCGGATATTTTGCAAGCAGAGTTCGAGCTGAAAGCGGCCAATGCCAATATTGGTGCTGCGCGAGCCGCATTTTTCCCAAGCGTCAGCTTAACCGCTACAGCAGGCAGTTTAAGCCCTGATCTATCAGGTTTATTCGACAGTGGCAGTGGCTCATGGCTATTTAAACCCAGCATCAACATACCAATTTTTAATGCTGGACGCTTACGCGCCAACTTGGATTACAGCGAGATTCAAAAAGACATCAATATCGCTCGCTATGAAAAAACCATTCAAACAGCGTTCCAAGAAGTGGCAGATGGTCTGATTGAACGCATCACCTATAAACAACAGCTGGCAGCACATGATGAACTGGTAAAATCCAGTGCTGAATATTTAAATCTCGCCGACCGCCGTTACCGTGAAGGCATTGATAATCAGCTGACATTATTAGATGCCCAGCGCTTATTATTTAATGCCCAGCAACAGCGCATCAGCACGCAATTTGCGCAATTAGCCAGCGAGATCAATCTGTATAAAGCCTTAGGCGGCGGTTATACAGAGAAAAACCCACAATAA
- a CDS encoding DUF3297 family protein, with amino-acid sequence MNDTTTLPTLPDRLSGNPRSPHHVAEIFEHNIGIRINGKERTDVEEYCISEGWIKIASPKAKDRRGQPLMVTLKGTVEAFYK; translated from the coding sequence ATGAACGACACAACAACACTGCCCACTTTGCCCGACCGCCTCTCAGGTAATCCACGCAGTCCTCATCACGTGGCAGAAATTTTCGAACATAATATTGGCATTCGAATCAACGGCAAAGAGCGAACTGATGTCGAGGAATATTGCATCAGTGAAGGCTGGATTAAAATTGCTTCACCTAAAGCAAAAGACCGCCGCGGCCAGCCCTTAATGGTCACTTTAAAAGGTACTGTTGAAGCTTTTTATAAATAG
- the gloA gene encoding lactoylglutathione lyase, translating to MRLLHTMLRVGDLEASIAFYTEVLGMQLLRRRDYPDGKFTLAFVGYGDEASNSVIELTHNWGVDKYDLGDGYGHIALEVEDVYKACEDIRARGGKITREPGPMMHGSSILAFVEDPDGYKIELLSPSRAD from the coding sequence ATGAGACTTTTACATACCATGCTACGGGTCGGAGACCTTGAGGCTTCGATTGCTTTTTATACTGAAGTGCTGGGCATGCAATTGTTACGCCGCCGCGATTATCCGGATGGCAAATTTACTTTAGCCTTTGTTGGTTATGGCGATGAAGCCAGTAACAGTGTGATTGAACTGACCCATAACTGGGGTGTGGATAAATACGATCTAGGAGACGGTTACGGCCATATCGCTTTAGAAGTCGAAGACGTGTATAAAGCCTGCGAAGATATTCGTGCGCGCGGCGGTAAGATCACGCGCGAGCCGGGCCCAATGATGCATGGTTCAAGTATTTTAGCTTTTGTTGAAGACCCAGACGGCTACAAGATCGAATTGTTATCACCGAGTCGTGCGGATTAA
- a CDS encoding argininosuccinate synthase, with translation MSDVKKVVLAYSGGLDTSVILKWLQDTYNCEVVTFTADLGQGEEVEPARAKAQALGVKEIYIDDLREEFVRDFVFPMFRANTIYEGEYLLGTSIARPLIAKRLIEIANETGADAISHGATGKGNDQVRFELGAYALKPGVQVIAPWREWDLLSREKLMDYAAKHGIEIERHGNKKSPYSMDANLLHISYEGGVLEDTWTEHEEEMWRWTKSLEDACATPQYIELTYRKGDITAIDGVEMSPATVLAELNRIGGEHGIGRVDIVENRYVGMKARGCYETPGGTIMLKGHRAMESITLDREVAHLKDELMPRYASLIYNGYWWSPERAMLQQMIDASQANVNGVVRLKLYKGNVIVIGRKSDDSLFDAAIATFEDDAGAYDQADAAGFIKLNALRLRIAATKGRKLL, from the coding sequence ATGTCAGACGTCAAGAAGGTGGTTCTCGCCTATTCCGGTGGCTTGGACACTTCGGTCATTCTTAAGTGGCTGCAAGATACGTACAACTGTGAAGTTGTTACTTTTACCGCAGACCTTGGTCAAGGTGAAGAAGTAGAGCCTGCACGTGCTAAAGCACAAGCCCTCGGTGTTAAAGAAATCTACATTGACGATCTACGCGAAGAGTTTGTTCGTGACTTTGTCTTCCCGATGTTCCGTGCCAATACCATCTATGAAGGTGAGTACTTGCTCGGCACCTCAATTGCGCGCCCTTTGATTGCCAAGCGCTTAATTGAAATTGCCAATGAAACCGGTGCTGATGCAATTTCGCACGGCGCCACCGGTAAAGGTAATGACCAAGTGCGTTTTGAGTTGGGTGCCTATGCGCTGAAGCCGGGCGTACAGGTGATTGCCCCTTGGCGTGAGTGGGATTTGTTGTCACGTGAAAAGCTGATGGACTATGCCGCTAAGCACGGTATTGAAATTGAGCGCCACGGTAACAAAAAGTCACCCTATTCGATGGATGCCAACTTACTGCACATCTCGTATGAAGGCGGCGTGTTGGAAGACACCTGGACCGAGCACGAAGAAGAGATGTGGCGCTGGACTAAGTCGCTTGAAGACGCTTGTGCTACTCCACAGTACATCGAGCTGACCTATCGTAAAGGTGACATCACCGCCATTGATGGTGTTGAAATGTCGCCAGCTACAGTACTGGCTGAGCTGAATCGCATTGGTGGTGAGCATGGTATTGGCCGTGTTGATATCGTTGAAAATCGCTATGTGGGCATGAAAGCCCGTGGTTGCTACGAAACCCCAGGCGGCACCATCATGCTTAAAGGCCATCGCGCGATGGAGTCAATCACGCTAGACCGCGAAGTGGCACATTTAAAAGATGAATTAATGCCTCGCTATGCATCGTTGATTTATAACGGTTACTGGTGGAGCCCTGAGCGCGCCATGTTGCAGCAGATGATTGATGCGTCACAGGCCAATGTAAACGGTGTGGTGCGTTTGAAACTGTACAAAGGCAACGTGATTGTTATCGGCCGCAAATCTGATGATTCTCTGTTTGATGCAGCAATTGCTACCTTTGAAGATGATGCTGGCGCCTACGATCAGGCGGATGCGGCAGGCTTTATTAAGCTCAATGCGCTACGTTTGCGCATTGCTGCCACTAAAGGCCGCAAGCTGCTGTAA
- a CDS encoding zinc ribbon domain-containing protein YjdM → MSEFPPCPACKEEITYPDRENYVCATCGHEWAMDGSSEVEESDVKVVRDAHGTPLADGDTVVLIKDLKVKGSSTVIKMGTRVTNIRIVDGDHDLDCRVDGQKIMLKSEFMKKA, encoded by the coding sequence ATGTCAGAGTTCCCACCTTGCCCGGCGTGTAAAGAAGAAATCACCTACCCAGACCGTGAAAATTATGTCTGTGCAACCTGTGGCCATGAATGGGCTATGGATGGGTCTTCAGAGGTTGAAGAAAGCGATGTAAAAGTGGTGCGTGATGCGCACGGCACGCCCTTAGCTGATGGTGATACCGTTGTCTTAATCAAAGATCTGAAAGTCAAAGGCAGCTCAACGGTGATTAAGATGGGTACCCGGGTGACCAATATTCGTATCGTTGATGGCGATCATGACCTTGACTGCCGTGTCGATGGTCAGAAAATCATGCTCAAGTCTGAGTTTATGAAAAAAGCTTAA
- the relA gene encoding GTP diphosphokinase, producing MVQVRTEQPVSQDGSIDLPRWVAQIIEVAPTLEAQGLLDACMFAREAERKAKAADNIWAEGTSSLQTGLEIAEILVDLQLDQETLVAAILYRTVREGKAPLTEIESQFGPVVSKLIDGVLRMAAISATINPRKSVVLNAQAQVENLRRMLVAMVDDVRVALIKLAERTCAIRAVKNAPEHKRYRVAREVFDIYAPLAHRLGIGHIKWELEDLSFRYLEPDQYMHIAGLLHERRMDREQFIRNVVQQLRDELKEARIDADVSGRVKHIYSIWRKMQKKGLQFSEIYDVRAVRILVPEVRDCYTALGIVHTRWRHIAHEFDDYIANPKENGYRSLHTAVIGPEGKVLEVQIRTHAMHEEAELGVCAHWRYKGTDSDGPSDHYEEKISWLRQVLEWHEELGDIGGLADQIRVDIEPDRVYVFTPDGHAIDLPKGSTPLDFAYRVHTEIGHNCRGAKVNGRIVPLNYNLKTGEQVEVITGKNGAPSRDWLNTNLGYINTTRARAKVVHWFKLQARDQNVAAGKQMLEREMARLAIGPVNYERLAERCNLKSSEDLFAALGAGDVRLPHAIGLAQQLLEPHERSVQQLDLIPRKPTHYSTPARDEIRIHGVGNLLTQMAGCCQPVPGEPIVGYITMGRGVTIHRQDCATALQLSGREPERMIQVGWGTEPVKTYPVDVLVRAYDRSGLLSDISQVLLNEKMNIIALNTTVVKEDNIAIINLTAEVPGLDELGRLLGRISQLPNIIEVRRQRH from the coding sequence ATGGTACAAGTCAGAACAGAACAGCCGGTGAGCCAAGACGGCAGTATTGATTTGCCTCGTTGGGTTGCGCAAATTATCGAGGTTGCACCAACGCTGGAAGCACAGGGCTTGCTGGATGCCTGCATGTTTGCCCGCGAGGCTGAGCGCAAAGCTAAGGCAGCAGATAATATCTGGGCTGAAGGCACCTCTAGTCTGCAAACAGGTTTAGAAATTGCCGAAATACTAGTTGATTTACAGCTGGATCAAGAAACCTTGGTTGCGGCGATCCTGTATCGCACTGTACGTGAAGGTAAGGCGCCCCTAACTGAAATAGAAAGCCAGTTTGGCCCTGTTGTCAGTAAATTGATTGATGGTGTGCTGCGCATGGCAGCGATCAGTGCCACCATCAATCCGCGTAAAAGTGTTGTGCTTAACGCGCAAGCACAAGTTGAAAACCTACGCCGCATGTTGGTGGCGATGGTTGATGATGTACGCGTGGCGCTGATTAAACTGGCTGAGCGTACCTGCGCTATTCGTGCAGTGAAAAACGCGCCAGAGCACAAGCGTTATCGCGTGGCCCGCGAGGTGTTTGATATCTACGCGCCGCTGGCGCACCGCTTAGGTATTGGTCATATTAAGTGGGAGCTTGAAGATTTATCCTTCCGCTACCTTGAGCCGGATCAGTACATGCATATTGCCGGCTTGCTGCATGAGCGGCGCATGGACCGCGAGCAGTTTATTCGCAATGTGGTTCAGCAATTGCGTGATGAACTCAAAGAAGCACGCATTGATGCAGATGTCAGCGGCCGAGTGAAACATATTTATTCTATCTGGCGCAAAATGCAGAAAAAAGGCCTGCAATTTAGCGAGATTTACGATGTGCGTGCCGTTCGCATTTTAGTGCCCGAGGTGCGTGACTGTTATACCGCGCTGGGTATTGTGCACACGCGCTGGCGCCATATCGCCCATGAATTTGATGATTACATTGCCAACCCTAAAGAAAATGGTTACCGCTCGCTGCATACCGCGGTGATCGGTCCCGAAGGCAAAGTGCTGGAAGTGCAGATCCGCACTCATGCTATGCATGAGGAAGCTGAGTTAGGCGTGTGCGCACACTGGCGCTATAAAGGTACGGACTCTGACGGCCCCTCTGATCACTACGAAGAGAAAATTTCTTGGCTCAGACAAGTGCTCGAGTGGCATGAGGAGCTGGGTGATATTGGTGGTTTGGCCGATCAGATTCGCGTGGATATTGAGCCAGATCGGGTGTATGTGTTTACCCCTGACGGTCATGCTATTGATTTGCCCAAGGGCTCGACGCCGCTAGATTTTGCTTACCGTGTGCATACCGAAATTGGCCATAATTGCCGTGGTGCTAAGGTCAATGGCCGTATTGTGCCGCTCAACTACAATCTAAAAACCGGTGAGCAGGTTGAGGTGATTACCGGTAAAAATGGTGCGCCAAGCCGTGATTGGCTCAATACCAACTTAGGCTATATCAACACAACGCGCGCACGCGCCAAAGTGGTGCACTGGTTTAAGCTGCAAGCGCGTGATCAGAACGTGGCGGCTGGCAAGCAGATGCTGGAGCGTGAAATGGCGCGCTTGGCCATTGGCCCGGTTAATTATGAGCGTCTGGCTGAGCGCTGTAATTTAAAAAGCAGTGAAGATCTATTTGCTGCTCTAGGTGCTGGTGATGTGCGTTTGCCACATGCCATAGGGCTGGCGCAACAGCTGCTTGAGCCGCATGAGCGTAGTGTCCAGCAGTTGGATCTGATTCCGCGTAAACCGACGCATTACAGCACGCCCGCACGTGATGAAATACGCATTCATGGTGTTGGAAATTTACTCACGCAAATGGCCGGTTGCTGTCAGCCGGTACCGGGCGAACCCATTGTTGGCTACATCACCATGGGGCGCGGGGTGACGATTCACCGTCAAGATTGTGCGACGGCCCTGCAGCTTAGCGGTCGAGAGCCGGAGCGGATGATTCAGGTCGGCTGGGGTACTGAACCGGTGAAAACCTATCCAGTTGATGTCTTGGTGCGTGCTTATGATCGCTCAGGTCTGCTCAGTGATATTTCTCAGGTGTTGCTCAATGAGAAAATGAATATTATTGCGCTAAACACCACTGTGGTGAAAGAAGACAATATCGCTATTATAAATTTGACCGCAGAGGTTCCAGGCTTGGATGAGCTTGGGCGCTTACTCGGGCGAATCTCGCAGCTGCCAAATATCATTGAAGTGCGCCGACAGCGCCATTAA
- the rlmD gene encoding 23S rRNA (uracil(1939)-C(5))-methyltransferase RlmD — protein sequence MSRPKAPKSLRFQPAGGERRGLPVGKKQVLNIERLSHDGRGIAFLEGRTWFVSGALPGEQVQAQVLAARSKVVEAQVVAVQTSSAERITPQCQWAGQCGGCTLQHLSHAQQIELKHANLVEQLSREGVTPSNWVEPLVGPAFAYRRRSRVAVRYDVKQKHVQVGFRGLASNDIVEVQTCVVLVDGLQSLFSGLSALFNGFKQPQALGHVELFSGSSNALLLRHTQGLDATDLQQLRAYCAAHQAQLWLQGSGAPQPDQAGLTLNYPLPAYDLNIAYQPGDFVQVNAQMNEAMIKQALDWLAPQADDRVLDLFCGLGNFALPLAQQVKQVVAVEGVEAMLLRAGENASAHQLDNVDFIRCDLSESLRHNDWARQGFSAALLDPPREGAQAVVADLAKLKVPRIVYVSCNPATLARDAALLTARGYRLEKAGVLDMFAQTGHTEAMALFVKK from the coding sequence ATGAGTCGTCCCAAAGCGCCAAAGTCGTTACGTTTTCAGCCAGCAGGTGGTGAGCGTAGAGGGCTGCCCGTTGGTAAAAAGCAAGTGCTCAATATTGAGCGTTTATCCCACGATGGCCGTGGCATTGCGTTTCTTGAGGGGCGCACTTGGTTTGTCAGTGGCGCCTTGCCCGGTGAGCAGGTGCAAGCACAGGTGCTTGCCGCCCGCAGTAAAGTTGTTGAAGCACAGGTGGTGGCGGTGCAAACCAGCAGTGCTGAGCGCATCACGCCGCAATGCCAGTGGGCAGGGCAGTGTGGTGGCTGCACCTTGCAACATCTCAGTCATGCGCAACAAATTGAACTCAAGCACGCTAATCTTGTTGAGCAATTAAGCCGCGAAGGGGTGACGCCGAGCAACTGGGTCGAGCCGCTAGTGGGTCCCGCATTTGCCTATCGCCGTCGCAGCCGTGTAGCGGTGCGTTATGACGTCAAGCAAAAACACGTGCAGGTCGGCTTTCGTGGTTTGGCCAGTAATGACATTGTTGAAGTGCAGACCTGTGTGGTTTTGGTTGATGGCCTGCAGTCGTTGTTTAGCGGTTTAAGTGCTTTATTTAATGGCTTTAAGCAGCCGCAAGCGCTGGGCCATGTCGAGTTGTTTAGTGGCAGCAGTAATGCGCTGTTGCTGCGCCACACTCAGGGCTTAGATGCAACTGATCTGCAACAGCTACGTGCTTATTGTGCTGCGCATCAGGCACAGCTATGGCTGCAGGGCTCAGGCGCACCGCAACCGGATCAAGCGGGGCTGACATTAAATTATCCACTGCCAGCATATGACTTAAATATTGCCTACCAACCCGGTGACTTTGTGCAAGTTAATGCGCAAATGAATGAGGCGATGATTAAGCAAGCGCTGGATTGGTTGGCGCCGCAAGCAGATGATCGTGTTTTAGATCTGTTTTGCGGGCTCGGCAACTTTGCGTTACCGCTGGCGCAGCAGGTTAAGCAGGTGGTTGCGGTGGAAGGTGTGGAGGCGATGCTGCTGCGTGCCGGAGAAAATGCCAGCGCACATCAACTTGATAATGTGGATTTTATCCGTTGTGATTTGTCTGAGTCGCTGCGTCATAATGATTGGGCACGGCAAGGCTTTTCTGCTGCGTTATTAGACCCGCCGCGCGAGGGTGCACAGGCAGTGGTTGCAGATTTAGCGAAACTGAAAGTGCCGCGTATAGTCTATGTCTCTTGTAATCCTGCTACCTTGGCGCGTGATGCGGCGTTGCTGACTGCACGTGGCTATCGCCTCGAAAAAGCCGGAGTACTGGATATGTTTGCACAAACGGGCCACACCGAAGCTATGGCATTGTTTGTAAAAAAATAA
- the cysM gene encoding cysteine synthase CysM codes for MIVHYPTLADCIGKTPLIRLQRLAGETSNTLLVKLEGNNPAGSVKDRPALAMIERAERSGRIQPGDALIEATSGNTGIALAMVAAIKGYRMLLIMPDNSTAERKAAMTAYGAELILVESMEAARDLALEMQAQGKGIVLDQFSNQDNPTAHYCSTGPEIWQQTQGQVTHFISSMGTTGTIMGVSRYLKEQNPAVQIIGLQPIEGATIPGIRRWPEAYLPSIFDGRRVDRIVDMGQQEAENCMRRLAREEGLFCGVSSGGAVAAMLQVSKTVENSVLVAIVCDRGDRYLSSGVYAPESV; via the coding sequence ATGATCGTTCACTATCCAACTTTGGCCGACTGCATCGGCAAGACCCCATTAATCCGTTTACAACGCCTTGCTGGTGAAACTTCGAATACCTTGCTGGTAAAGCTTGAGGGTAACAATCCTGCCGGATCAGTCAAAGACCGTCCAGCGCTGGCGATGATTGAGCGTGCTGAGCGCAGTGGCCGCATTCAACCGGGTGATGCGTTAATTGAAGCAACATCAGGCAATACCGGAATTGCTTTAGCCATGGTTGCTGCAATCAAAGGCTATCGCATGCTGCTGATTATGCCGGATAACTCTACCGCTGAGCGCAAAGCAGCGATGACGGCCTATGGTGCTGAGTTAATTTTGGTGGAATCCATGGAGGCTGCACGTGACCTTGCCCTAGAGATGCAAGCACAAGGCAAAGGCATTGTGCTGGATCAGTTTTCTAATCAAGACAATCCGACCGCGCATTATTGCAGCACCGGCCCTGAGATTTGGCAGCAAACCCAAGGTCAGGTGACTCACTTTATTAGTTCGATGGGCACCACTGGCACCATTATGGGGGTCTCGCGCTATTTAAAAGAGCAGAACCCTGCTGTGCAAATTATAGGTTTGCAGCCCATAGAGGGCGCGACTATTCCAGGTATCCGGCGCTGGCCCGAGGCGTATTTGCCAAGTATTTTTGATGGCAGGCGCGTTGATCGGATTGTTGATATGGGCCAGCAAGAAGCAGAAAACTGCATGCGCCGCTTGGCCCGTGAAGAGGGGCTATTCTGTGGTGTCTCCTCGGGTGGTGCTGTGGCAGCCATGCTGCAAGTGTCTAAAACTGTTGAAAACTCTGTGTTAGTCGCGATTGTTTGTGATCGTGGCGACCGTTATCTATCCAGTGGTGTGTATGCGCCGGAGTCCGTATGA